Proteins encoded in a region of the Bacillus sp. T3 genome:
- a CDS encoding metal ABC transporter ATP-binding protein, with the protein MNQQETIVQLEHVSYRYEKENVLEDINLSIHKGDFLGIVGPNGSGKSTLLKQILGLLKPQFGSIQLFGQDIARFKDWQKIGYVSQKANSFNTGFPATIFEVVASGLTKKLGLFRKLTKADRLHVEKAIQLVGMEAYLHQNIGELSGGQQQRVFIARALVSEPELLILDEPTVGVDAKNVASFYELLHELNKNHGITLLLVTHDIGTISDKVTHVACLNNHLHFHGETHEFEELKLGEMTEFYGHDIQVLTHNHLHAGGTNR; encoded by the coding sequence ATGAATCAACAAGAAACCATTGTACAATTAGAACATGTTTCCTATCGCTATGAAAAAGAAAATGTCCTTGAGGACATTAATTTGTCAATCCATAAAGGGGATTTCCTAGGTATTGTTGGTCCGAATGGATCCGGTAAATCAACGCTTTTAAAGCAGATTTTAGGTTTACTAAAGCCTCAGTTTGGATCAATTCAACTCTTTGGGCAGGATATCGCCCGATTTAAAGATTGGCAAAAAATAGGATATGTTTCACAAAAGGCTAATTCTTTTAACACAGGATTTCCAGCAACTATATTTGAGGTCGTAGCCAGCGGTCTCACAAAAAAACTTGGTTTATTTCGTAAATTAACGAAAGCGGATCGTCTACATGTCGAGAAAGCCATCCAACTAGTTGGAATGGAAGCCTACTTACACCAAAATATTGGGGAATTATCTGGTGGACAGCAACAGCGAGTCTTTATCGCAAGAGCGTTAGTCAGTGAACCTGAGTTATTGATACTCGATGAACCGACAGTAGGCGTCGATGCAAAAAACGTTGCTTCCTTTTATGAGTTACTTCATGAATTAAATAAAAATCACGGTATCACGTTGTTGTTGGTAACACATGATATTGGAACCATTTCAGATAAGGTAACCCATGTTGCCTGCTTGAATAATCATCTTCACTTTCATGGAGAAACACATGAATTTGAGGAGCTTAAGTTAGGTGAGATGACGGAATTTTATGGTCATGATATTCAGGTCTTAACGCATAATCACTTGCATGCTGGGGGAACGAATAGATGA